One Dictyoglomus turgidum DSM 6724 DNA window includes the following coding sequences:
- a CDS encoding nucleotide exchange factor GrpE: MEEKDLIENEEKEKTEEYVPNEWEIKYVRLQAEFENFRQRLRREKEEWQEIANARLLKEIVEIMDNFQLALESIKHTRKKDAIIEGVQMIYKQFENLLEKEGVVKMETIGKNFDPNLHEAVGIEEVSDGEDNVILKEISPGYLFKNRLLRPARVIVSKKIQKKEVDEHGEDSRN, from the coding sequence ATGGAAGAAAAGGATCTAATAGAGAATGAAGAAAAGGAAAAAACCGAAGAATATGTCCCTAATGAATGGGAGATAAAGTATGTAAGGCTTCAAGCAGAATTTGAAAACTTTCGTCAAAGACTAAGAAGGGAAAAAGAAGAATGGCAAGAAATTGCTAATGCAAGACTTTTGAAAGAGATTGTAGAAATAATGGACAACTTTCAACTTGCTTTAGAATCTATAAAGCATACAAGAAAGAAAGATGCCATAATAGAAGGTGTACAGATGATATATAAACAATTTGAGAATCTTCTGGAAAAAGAGGGTGTAGTAAAAATGGAAACAATAGGTAAAAATTTTGATCCTAATTTGCATGAGGCAGTAGGAATAGAAGAAGTTTCTGATGGAGAGGACAATGTCATTTTAAAAGAAATCTCTCCTGGTTATTTATTCAAAAACAGATTACTAAGACCTGCAAGGGTTATAGTCTCAAAAAAGATACAAAAAAAGGAGGTAGATGAACATGGCGAAGATAGTAGGAATTGA